DNA sequence from the Paenibacillus physcomitrellae genome:
TCAATGAGGTCAAAACGATTTGGCAGAATGCTCGCGTTCCTCTGTTGCTTGGTAATGGTGACGTCACTAATGCCTACCAGCTTTGCCGCCGCCACTGACAACAACGAGTATACAGAAGCACTTAATGGCGACAGCAGTTCTACAACTCTTACAAGCTTGCAGGCAAATGAAACGCCGACCGCCATTTTTGGAACTCCCGAACTCGGATCAGACGACCCGTTATGGGCTCAGACAATGGAGCATCTTATCAACAAAAGCACTGTTCCCGGCGACCCCAGACCCCATGCCACGGGCACAGCCAGGATCCTTTGGGACAACGACTATATGTATGCCCGCGTAGTTGTGGAGGACAGCAATCTATATCAGGGACCCGGCAATGATTACCAGTACGACAGCCTGGAGTTTTATGTCGGCGCTGGAACCCAAGGCGCAAATCAGTGGCGTATCAGCGCGACGGGCGTGTTTTCAGGGCAGAGCGCTCCAGGCAGAGCTGCGTGGACTGAGATCACGGACACAGGATATATCGTGGAGATGAGAATACCTAAAAGAACCTTGAACTTGCAGGCAGGCCCGTTTACCTTTGAAGTTTATATCAATAACTCGACGGAAAAGGGCGGTGACCGCTATGAAGTCGTTTCCTGTTTCGGAACTCCGGACGCGGCTTATAACAGCGCTGCTTCTTATACAAACAGCCTGAATCTCATTGCCGCTAGTGGAGCGGACGACAGATTCTCAATCACCGCCACGGCGGGATCGGGCGGCCGAATAACGCCGAACGTACCCGGCGATGTTCTGAGAATAGCTAGCGGCTCAGACGAAACCTTTACGGTTACCCCCGATCACGGCAAAATCGTAGATACCGTAAAGGTAGACGGAGAGGACGCAACTCTATCCGATGAAGGTACTTATACCTTTTCAAATGTTGTCGCTAACCATAGCATTCAAGTGACATTCAAAAATGATTCGACCGCGGTGTCACTCCCCTTTATCGTTTGGAATGACAACTTCGCCCGTGGCGAGTACACGACGGCTGTCATCATTGACTTAGGCGAGGGGAGGGCGGCGGAAGGCTCCAAGCTTAATCCGGACTTGTTTACCGTCTCGGCTAGGAACACGACCCTGAACGGCGACTCGGTAACCTTTGAAGGGACGCGCAAGATCACAAGGGTATACGCCAATGACGAACCGAAGGTACGCGGCTATCTGGGGACGGTAAGCCGTTCACCAGATTATCAGGACGGACTGGAACGCGGCCGTTACATCGTAGTTGAGTTTGAGTTTTATTCAGAGAGCGGCGGCAATATAACACTGGATGGCAGCATGAACTCAACAAAACAAGTTTACAGCATCGTCCAAAACGGCGATCTCGTACTGACAGAAGGGGATCCGCTTAACTACGTGGTTTTTGAACAGGAAAAAGTTGTGAATCCGATCCTTGACCAGTTTACAACACCTACGGGCAATTCGGTCAATCGCGCGCTCTACCTTCACAAGGATGAAAACGGTGAGGTGTCGCAAGGATTGCCGCTGTATGTCTATACTCACGGCAGGGGACGCGGCGGCACAAACGCTGCGACTGACCAGAAAGCGGCCATGAAATCCGCTAACGGCGCGGTCGCTCTGATGAAGAAAATGGAACAAGATCCCGAAAAATACGCCAGCCATATCCTGAATATTTCCTATAATGGCACGAGTACTCCCTCCACAGCCAATGTAAAGAAGGTTATAGACGACCTGGTTGCCAGCGGCGCAGTAGATCCTAACCGTATATACGCGGCGGGCTTCTCATGGGGCGGTCAGTATACGAACAGCTTAGTTAACGCTTATCCCGGCTTCTTCGCGTCCGCCGCACCAATGTCTCCGGTAAGCGGCTCACCGAACGCGAATGCCAACTACGTTCACACCAACCTGGCCTATTGGATGTTTATCAATCAGTATAACGTTGGAGGTTACCAGACTAACCTCGATAACTTTATAAGCACCAATATGCCGAAAATGATCAACGCGAGAGCTTCGCGCTTTGAGAGCAATGAGGCTCTTGTATGGCCTTACAATCAATTTGATCAGCCGAATCAGAGACCGAATCCGAACAACTCACCTGTCCTGAGTGATGCAGTGGCGCACGAAGTTGAAGCGGCGGTTCTTTACAACGAGATAACGATGGGGACTTGGAGCATCGCGCCAACAGCGCAATCCTCTAACTTGCCGGCTTGGAACAATGACTACACCGACGTCTTTGATTGGATGTTCGCGCAGACCAAAGCGAACAATCGGCCTGTTGCCGGATATGGTTCACCTGTACTCGGCACAAACGACAAACTGTGGGAGCAAGCTGCGGAGTTTGACATAAACAACAGTAGCGCACCCGACCAGAAGATAGGCCCCAAGGCCACCGGCAAAGCCAAAGTGTTTTGGGACGAAGACTTCCTTTATGCACGCGTTGTGGTTACCGACCCGAATGTGTGCGTTGGTAACACGCCTGGCACTGAGCACATGACCGACAGTGTGGAATTTTATGTCGGTGAAGGAAGCAGAGGCTCAAACCAGTGGCGTATTGGCGCAAGCGGTATTTTTTCAGGTCAAGCCGCTCCGGGCCGCGACGGTTCGGTTGTACGAACTGACACCGGGTATATTGTGGAAGTGAAGATACCTAGAAGAACCATTGAATTCACGAACAATTCCCCGATTACGTTTGATGTGTACATCAATAACTCAACTAGTGCCGGCAATGATCGTTATGAGGTTGTATCCGGTTTAGGCCAACCCGACGCGGGTTATGGCAGTTCTGACAGCTTCAAGAATAGCTTGCTGCTGTTTGGGGGCTCCACGGTGTCCAGACACCCCGTTACCGCCACGGCAGGGTTAAACGGCACAATCTCGCCATCCGGCTTGATCCGGGTAGCTGACGGCGGAAGCCAAACCTTTACATTCACTCCTATCGGCGGTTATGTCGTGGATACCGTAACTGTAAATGGTGCGTCTGTAGAGATTGCAAACAATACCTATACCTTGGAAAACGTGAACACCGATGACAAGGTAATCCATGTTACATTCAAACCCGATCCGGCTGCAACGTTGTTTAACTTTATCGTATACAACGATAACTTTGCCACCGGAGAATTTACCACAGCCGTTATCATCGATCTGGGCGCAGGAAATGAAGCTGTGGGTGCCGACCTTAATTCAAACCTGTTTACAGTATCGGCGAGGAATACTCTGCTGAACGGCAACCTGGCCTATCAAGGCACACGCACCGTCAATAGAGTATACGTCAATGACGAACCTAGACCGAGAGGGTATAAGGGTGTGAACAAGGACTCCCCTGATTATCAAGCTGGACTTACTAAAGGTCGCTACATCGTTGTAGAATTGGAATTTTGGACATTAACCGGCGGACAGTCCACTTTGGAGGCATCCAACTCCACCGTCCAGAATTACAACATTGTATATAGTGGCGATATCAAGCTTGATGGAAAGGCTGCCATTGGCAAGTCGACTTTCGCACAGTCTGGAGTTGTCAATGAAATCATAGATAAATTTGAAGTTGGTCCCAAAATTGACAACGCAGAAGCGATGCAGTATGGACTCTATATTCATAAAGACAGCAACGGTGTCCCGGTAAAAGGGCTTCCCCTTTACATCTACGCTCACGGTTCTACCCGCGGCGGTACACAGGACGGGGATACCTTCGCGCCCATCAGATCCGCCAACGGAGCCATCGCGCTTATGAAAAAAATGGAGACGAACTCCAAATATGCTAGTCATATAATCGCTTTGCGCGCTCAAAACAACGTTCAGGCAACGGCCGCTACCTTAAAGGCTTATATCGATGATCTGGTAAGCAAGGGACTTGTTGACCCCAATCGTATTTACATGGCAGGCTTCTCTATGGGAGCCGCTTATACTAATACTTTCTTGACGACATATCCCGACGTGCTCGCAGCCGCGGCGCCTATGTCTTACCCACCTTCAATCAACGCGAAACAAGCCGATACTCTTAAAAACTTTGCATACTGGTCATTCGTTAACACAACTGATTCTCCATCTATAAAAACAGGGGCGGAAACTTTTATAACGAATATAATGCCCTTATTGGAAAACGCTAGGCACACGTTCATCGACAGAAATGAAATATTCGTTTGGCCTTATGACCAATGGACAAAGGCAGAAGCGCCTATTAATGGAACCAATTGGATTCCTACTGGCCATGAAATGGAAGCTTCAGTTCTT
Encoded proteins:
- a CDS encoding sugar-binding protein — encoded protein: MRSKRFGRMLAFLCCLVMVTSLMPTSFAAATDNNEYTEALNGDSSSTTLTSLQANETPTAIFGTPELGSDDPLWAQTMEHLINKSTVPGDPRPHATGTARILWDNDYMYARVVVEDSNLYQGPGNDYQYDSLEFYVGAGTQGANQWRISATGVFSGQSAPGRAAWTEITDTGYIVEMRIPKRTLNLQAGPFTFEVYINNSTEKGGDRYEVVSCFGTPDAAYNSAASYTNSLNLIAASGADDRFSITATAGSGGRITPNVPGDVLRIASGSDETFTVTPDHGKIVDTVKVDGEDATLSDEGTYTFSNVVANHSIQVTFKNDSTAVSLPFIVWNDNFARGEYTTAVIIDLGEGRAAEGSKLNPDLFTVSARNTTLNGDSVTFEGTRKITRVYANDEPKVRGYLGTVSRSPDYQDGLERGRYIVVEFEFYSESGGNITLDGSMNSTKQVYSIVQNGDLVLTEGDPLNYVVFEQEKVVNPILDQFTTPTGNSVNRALYLHKDENGEVSQGLPLYVYTHGRGRGGTNAATDQKAAMKSANGAVALMKKMEQDPEKYASHILNISYNGTSTPSTANVKKVIDDLVASGAVDPNRIYAAGFSWGGQYTNSLVNAYPGFFASAAPMSPVSGSPNANANYVHTNLAYWMFINQYNVGGYQTNLDNFISTNMPKMINARASRFESNEALVWPYNQFDQPNQRPNPNNSPVLSDAVAHEVEAAVLYNEITMGTWSIAPTAQSSNLPAWNNDYTDVFDWMFAQTKANNRPVAGYGSPVLGTNDKLWEQAAEFDINNSSAPDQKIGPKATGKAKVFWDEDFLYARVVVTDPNVCVGNTPGTEHMTDSVEFYVGEGSRGSNQWRIGASGIFSGQAAPGRDGSVVRTDTGYIVEVKIPRRTIEFTNNSPITFDVYINNSTSAGNDRYEVVSGLGQPDAGYGSSDSFKNSLLLFGGSTVSRHPVTATAGLNGTISPSGLIRVADGGSQTFTFTPIGGYVVDTVTVNGASVEIANNTYTLENVNTDDKVIHVTFKPDPAATLFNFIVYNDNFATGEFTTAVIIDLGAGNEAVGADLNSNLFTVSARNTLLNGNLAYQGTRTVNRVYVNDEPRPRGYKGVNKDSPDYQAGLTKGRYIVVELEFWTLTGGQSTLEASNSTVQNYNIVYSGDIKLDGKAAIGKSTFAQSGVVNEIIDKFEVGPKIDNAEAMQYGLYIHKDSNGVPVKGLPLYIYAHGSTRGGTQDGDTFAPIRSANGAIALMKKMETNSKYASHIIALRAQNNVQATAATLKAYIDDLVSKGLVDPNRIYMAGFSMGAAYTNTFLTTYPDVLAAAAPMSYPPSINAKQADTLKNFAYWSFVNTTDSPSIKTGAETFITNIMPLLENARHTFIDRNEIFVWPYDQWTKAEAPINGTNWIPTGHEMEASVLWNNISGYTDTLSNVGSDKEWSLKPTAQSSNLPAWNNDYTDVFEWMFAQRKADVPGAPGSFKAAAGDGQVTLSWTAPADDGGSAILGYKVWYGSVTPVTLDAKATQYTFKSLKNDQSYTFKIVAVSAKGDSAEISATATPTTSDVPNPSDGNSGNTGNTGNTGNTGTGTDTGSSKPTYTVNTPKDKPAVTDKNGNTILPGGGEIATKGGTKIEVPEGTTIDSNGKVTIPAGKSAEVTLHGGASVGLDYGLSLNIHGGTEFVFDDDTPFGFLVMSGNPFRDVNMDDWFYSYVNSAYTYVLFNGTTSTTFSPGNPMTRAMYVQVLANLENVNRSGYTSSRFSDVTEGQWYTAAVEWAAESGIVNGKNADLFDPNSPITREQMLVMLYNYMKYKGYELPESQSKPFADESEISSWALEAVQAQRGIGIVSGKPNNFFDPQATATRAEVATIFIKFIEYLAK